A genomic window from Fusarium oxysporum Fo47 chromosome X, complete sequence includes:
- a CDS encoding major facilitator superfamily domain-containing protein: protein MSLAQHVTQTEGFDYEGPANPNYEGPSHPNVSPGFGTGNILAPGDECDQSGDRSEWRRLSFAPVEIAKKLPNIAAYKVSNLKRYVQVATGIIACWFAAGIVFGFAALKPILINEGIYSELCPVVDYRIPCAEQDMRLNLLFISASISANVSSLFAGAVLDRYGRRVCWLVSSVLLTLGSLMMAISFSHPGFHGYLLGNILLAFGGTFIFVSSFQLANAFPKYSGLIVALVTGAFDASAAVFLFYRMAYEASGGSFSLDKFFYGYISVPVAIFLAEFLWMPAHSYHTLPQLEKKIEHAQDRTRDVHESDEEIDDTNELTRVRSARADQRKAKLEKIEELAGDSQERGERVKEEEGRQEASGVWGVLHGMPAHKQMMTPWFILILVLTILQMIRMNYFIAGVRSQYRYMLGSDKAAERINEFFDAALPIGGVAATPFIGILLNNLSVPTTFSVLTVFIIIIGVLNCIPNMVAGYFTVVAFVFFRPLYYSAVSDYATKVFGFATFGRIYGTITCISGITQLIQSGLDALTHGPLHDDPTPVNATLGAVGALVGLILTVFITVKGRVFVEKKVEMEADGERERLLSDAQNGYGTGH, encoded by the exons ATGTCTCTCGCTCAGCATGTAACCCAGACTGAGGGCTTCGACTACGAAGGCCCAGCGAATCCCAACTACGAAGGTCCGAGTCATCCGAATGTTTCTCCTGGCTTTGGTACGGGAAATATTCTCGCTCCTGGTGATGAATGCGATCAAAGCGGTGATCGATCAGAATGGCGTCGATTGAGTTTTGCGCCTGTCGAGATTGCTAAGAAATTGCCAAACATTGCGGCTTACAAGGTCTCCAACCTCAAGCGCTATG TTCAGGTCGCGACTGGTATAATTGCTTGTTGGTTCGCAGCAGGTATTGTCTTCGGTTTCGCTGCCCTCAAGCCAATTCTCATCAACGAGGGCATCTATTCCGAACTCTGCCCGGTGGTGGATTACAGGATCCCATGCGCTGAGCAAGACATGCGATTGAACCTTTTGTTCATCTCAGCGTCAATCTCCGCCAATGTGTCTTCTCTTTTCGCTGGCGCTGTGCTCGATCGCTACGGTCGACGAGTATGTTGGCTGGTCTCGAGTGTTCTGCTCACTCTCGGTtcgttgatgatggccaTCTCATTCTCGCATCCCGGCTTCCATGGATATCTCCTAGGCAACATTCTTCTCGCTTTCGGTGGTACCTTTATCTTCGTTTCCAGTTTCCAGCTCGCGAACGCGTTTCCAAAATATTCTGGGCTGATCGTCGCGCTCGTCACCGGCGCGTTTGATGCCTCGGCTGCAGTGTTTTTGTTCTATCGCATGGCTTATGAAGCATCCGGTGGATCATTTTCACTTGACAAGTTCTTCTACGGCTACATTTCCGTTCCAGTAGCCATTTTCCTCGCTGAATTTCTCTGGATGCCGGCCCACTCGTACCATACCCTCCCTCaactcgagaagaagatcgagcACGCTCAAGACCGCACCCGCGATGTTCACGAATCGGACGAAGAGATCGACGATACAAACGAATTGACACGCGTACGAAGCGCTCGAGCCGACCAGAGAaaagccaagcttgagaagattgaggaaCTCGCTGGCGATAGTCAAGAACGAGGCGAACGCGtcaaagaagaggaaggccGACAAGAAGCCAGCGGGGTCTGGGGTGTTCTCCACGGAATGCCAGCTCACAAGCAGATGATGACGCCTTGGTTCATCCTCATTCTTGTCTTGACGATCCTTCAGATGATTCGCATGAACTACTTCATCGCTGGTGTCAGATCGCAGTACCGATACATGTTGGGCTCTGACAAGGCCGCTGAGCGCATCAATGAGTTCTTCGATGCTGCTCTGCCCATCGGAGGCGTTGCTGCGACGCCATTCATTGGAATTTTGCTCAATAACCTGAGTGTTCCCACTACCTTTTCTGTTTTGACGGTatttatcatcatcattggcgtCCTGAACTGTATTCCGAACATGGTAGCTGGATACTTCACAGTCGTTGCTTTTGTCTTTTTCCGTCCTCTTTACTATTCTGCAGTCTC TGACTACGCAACTAAAGTCTTCGGTTTCGCTACGTTCGGGCGCATTTACGGAACGATCACTTGCATCTCTGGAATCACGCAGCTCATTCAGTCGGGACTCGATGCACTCACTCATGGCCCATTGCACGATGACCCAACGCCTGTCAACGCGACCTTGGGTGCCGTCGGAGCTCTTGTAGGTCTCATTTTGACCGTCTTCATCACTGTCAAGGGCAGAGTctttgtcgagaagaaggttgagatggaggCCGATGGTGAGAGAGAACGACTCCTGTCGGATGCTCAGAATGGGTATGGAACTGGTCACTGA